The genomic interval CGCCGTCGTCACCCTCCCGAGCCTCGTCGAGCACGTCGAGGACGTGCGCGAGGACACCGACGTGGAGTTCGTCGTCACCGTCGGCGCGGAGACCGAACCCTCGACCGAGTTCGAGGACTTCCTCGCCGACGACACGTTCGGCCCCGTCGAGCGCGACGACGATGACGTGGCCTGCCAGCCCTATACCTCGGGGACGACGGGCACGCCGAAGGGCGTCCTCCTGACGCACGAGAACCTCTACTGGGACGCGGACGTGGCCGACGCCCCGATTCCGGACGGTATCCGCGCCGACGACCGCCACCTCGGCGTCCTCCCCCTCTTCCACATCTACGGGATGACGGTGACGATGAACGCGACGCTGTTCAACGGCGGCGCGTACTACCCGATGCCCGAGTGGGAGGCCGAGGAAGCGGTCTCCCTCATCGAGGACGAGGACGTCACGCTCGTCCACGCCGTCCCCGCGATGTACAACGACCTCATCAGTCAGCCGGACGCCGCCGAGTTCGACTTCTCCAGTCTGCGCTTCGTGAACTCCGGCGGGAGCGGCCTCCCGATGGAAGTCCTCGAAACCTGGGACGACCTGTACGACGTGCCGCTCTGCGAGGGGTACGGGCTCACCGAGACGAGCCCCGTCACGCACGCGAACCACCCCGACGACCGCCGGCCCGGTAGCATCGGCAAACCCCTCCCCGGCGTCGACGCCCGCATCGTGGACGACGACTTCGACACCGTCGCGCCCGTCGAGGAAGGTCCCGTGGACGAGGACGAGGCCGCGCTCCACGAGATTACGGGCGAACTCGTCATCGCCGGGCCGAACGTCATGAAGGGCTACTACGAGCGCCCCGAAGCCAACGAAGAAGCGTTCACGGAGGCGGACGGGAAGCGCTGGTTCCACACCGGCGACGTGGGCTACCACGACGAGGACGGGTTCTTCTACGTCGTCGACCGGAAGAAGCACATGATCGTCACCGGCGGCTACAACGTCTACCCGCGCGAAGTCGAGGAACTCCTCTTCGAACACGAGGACGTGGCCGACGCGGCCGTCGTCGGCATCCCGGACGAACGCCGCGGCGAAACCGTGAAAGCGTTCGTCGTCCGGACGCCCGACGCCGACGTGACCGAGGAGGAACTCAAGCAGTTCTGCCTCGACAACCTCGCGCCCTACAAGCACCCGCGGGAGGTCGAGTTCGTGCAGGAACTCCCGCGCACCACCACCGGAAAAGTCCAGAAGTACGAGCTCGCGGGCGAGGAGTAGGTCAGCCCGCAGGGCTGACCGAATACGCGAGCGGCGAACGCCGTGAGCCGCGAGGCGGACGTAGCCCGCAGGGCTGACCGAACAGGCGAGCGGTGAGAGTGTGAGCGACTGCTGAAGTCGTCGGTTGGTTAACGAAAATAGGATTCTTGCAAACTTATTAAACGGTAGAGTCTAATTGTCGCGTATGAGTTTCCAGCTCTCAGACGAGCATCGGGCGATTCGAGAGGCGGTTCGCGAGTTCGGCGAGAACGAGATAGAGCCGGTGGCGCGCGAGCACGACGAGAACAAGTCGTATCCGTACGACCTCGTGGAGAAGGCGGCCGAGTTCGACTTCGTCGCGCCCGGGATTCCCGTCGAGTACGGCGGCGCGGGGATGGACACGCTCTCCAGCATCATCGTCACGGAAGAACTCTGGCGGGCCGACCCCGGTATCGGGAGCGCCATCGGGAGCCGCGGGTTCGGGTCGAACATGATTCGGAAGTACGGCGACGAGTGGATGAAGGAGGAGTGGCTGCCGAAGATCGCGAACGGCGAGTCCGCGTGCTGTTCCTGCATCAGCGAGCCCGCACACGGGTCGAACGTCGCGGGTATCGAGACGGTCGCGGAGAAGGACGGCGACGAGTACGTCATCAACGGGAACAAGATGTGGATCACGAACGGCACGGTCGCGGACATCGCCGTCGTGATGACGAAGACGGACACCGAGGTCGAACCGCAGCGGAAGGGAATCACGGCGTTCCTCGTCCCCACGGACACCGACGGCTTCGAGACGACGAAAATCGACAACAAGCTCGGGATTCGCGCGAGCGACCTCGCGGAAGTCCAGTTGAACGACGTGCGCGTCCCCGAGGAGAACGTCATCGGCGAGGTGAACAAGGGCTTCTACCAGCTGATGGACTTCTTCGCGTCCGGCCGGACGAGCGTCGCGTCCCAGGCCGTCGGCGTCGCGCAGGCCGCCATCGACGAGGCGAAGGCGTACGCGAACGAGCGCGAGCAGGGCGGACAGCTCATCAAGGACTACCAGGCGGTCAGCCACATGATAGCGGAGATGGCGGCGAACACGGAGGCCGCGCGCTCGCTCACCTACCGCGCCGCGGCGGCGGTCGACGCGGGCGACGACCAGGAGGCGACCCGGTTCGCGTCGATGGCGAAACTCACGGCGTCCGAGAACGCGGTTGACGTGGCGGACGACGCGATTCAGGTGCACGGCGGCGCAGGGTTCGTCACCGACCACCCCGTCGAGCGCTACTACCGGGACGCCCGCATCACGAAGATCTACGAGGGCACCTCCGAGATTCAGAAGAACATCATCGCCGGCCAGATACTCTGATGAACCACGAGGAGTATCGCGCGCGACAGGACACCGTCACGGTCGACGTGGACGGCCACGGTGTCGAGGTCGCGTACTACGAGGACGGCCCCAGGGACGGCGAGCCGCTGGTGTTCGTGCACGGCATCCCGACCTGGGGGTTCCTCTGGCGGGAGATAGCGCCCGCGTTCACCGACGAGTATCGAGTCGTCGTCCCCGACCTCGCGGGCTACGGGTCGAGCGAGCAGACGGACGGCTTCGACCGCTCGATTCGCGCGCAAGAGCAGGTGATCGAGGGCCTGGTCGCGGAACTCGACATCGGGACGCCGCTGAACCTCGTCAGCCACGACATCGGCGGCGGCGTCGCCAGCCGGTACGCCGCGCACAACCCGGACGCGGTGTCGACGTTCGTGGTGTCGAACGCGGTGTGTTACGACTCGTGGCCGGTCGAGTTCATCAACGACCTCGGCCTCCCGAGCACGGGAGACCTGCCGTTCGACGAACTGGAGGAAGACCTCGACTTCGCGTTCGCGGGCGGCGTCCACGGCGACGAGTCCGAGCACGCCGAGTTCATCGAGGGCATGAAAGCGCCCTGGATGACCGAGGCGGGCCGGCGGTCGCTCGCGCGGTGTGCGGTCGCGACGAACACGAACCACACCACCGAAATTGACTACGCCGCGATTACGGCGGACACGCTCTGCCTCTGGGGCGGCGACGACATCCTCCAGCCGGTGTCGTACGCGGAACGCCTCGCCGAGGACGTGTCCGGCGAGAGCGAGGTCGTGACGCTCGACGACGCCTACCACTGGGTGATGGAGGACAGACCGAAGGCATATAGGGAGGAACTACGCGCGTTCCTATGAGCATGGAACGAGCGCCGGACTGGGAGTTCAAGGAACGCGACGTGGTCATCCTGAAAGAACTCGCGAAGAACCCGCAGGTGAGTTCGCGCGACCTCACCGACATCCTCGACGAGGAGTACGACATCGACGTCTCGCACGTCACCGTCTCCGAATCCATTCGGAAGATGCGTGACGCGGGCGTGTTCCGGGAGGCCATCATCCCGAACGAGGCGTACTTCATCTTCGCGCTGATGGAGTTCAAGTTCAACCCCGAGCACTTCGCGGAGGGCTGGCGGGACGCCATGGAGTACATCCGCGACCACGAGAACACGCTGTTCTACTTCCTCTCGGACGGCGAGTACCAGTGGAAGTCCGTGATGATGTTCCCCAGCCGGCAGGCCGAGTCCCGGTGGATTCACGACTTCTACAAAGACCACGGCGCGGTCGTCTCGAACATCCGGAACTCGGTCGTGACGAACGTCCTCCACTTCGGCACGAACCCCGAGCTGTTCGACGCGCTCCCGCGAGAGGAGTAAGCCCCGGGGTCGTTCGACGACTCGGACGGTGGACTCGCGGGACTGTTTTCGGGGTCGTCGCGTCCCCGGCCGCGACCCCACCGCATTTATTGGTGGAGGTGGAAGTCGCGTGTATGCCACGCGTCGAAGTCGACATTCCGGACAACGTCGAGGTGGAACTCGACCGGTTGGTGGACGAGGGCGAGTTCGTGAGCCGTCAGGAGGCCGCGGAGGAGATTCTCGCGCACGGACTCCAGGTGTACAAGCCCGAAATCGAGGCGAACCGGGAGGAAGAGGAGATGTTCGGCGAGGAAATGCTGGAGACGAGTGAGCGGTCGCTCGGCGGCGAGGAAGACGACTACGAGTTCTAGCGCGTCGCGGGTCGCGGGCGCGCTCACCCCATACCCATGGAGCACGCCCGCCCCGCGTCCCGTGCGGGCAGCGTGGGACTCCCCGAATCGGAAGCCGTCGCCCGCACGAGACACGTGAATCGAGGGCGAGTACGGGCAAAAACCCACCGTCACACGGCCGTCAGACGCCCTACCGGAAGAGCCGATAGGAGGTCGCGCCGACCGCCACGTCCACCAGCTCGCCCTCGTACTCGCTTTTCACGGTAACGTCGGTCACGCCCATGGAGCCGCCGGCGCGCACGACCTCGGCCTCCGCGACGAGGTCGCTGGTAGCGGGCCGGAGGTACTTCACGTCGAGGTCGGTGGTGCTGAGCGACACGTCGCTCGGGTCGTCGAACGTCGTCCGGAGCGCGAACGCGCTCGACGTGTCCACGAGCGTCGCCGCGATACCGCCGTGCACGGAACCGCCGGAGTCCTCGGTTTCGGGGTTCATGAGTTTCTCGTCGTAGGGGACGCGCATGACGACGCGGCCCTCCGCGACCTCGTCGAACTCGACGCCGAGCCACGAGAGGTAGCCGTGGTCGCCGACGAACTCCTCGAACCCGAGGCCGGACGCGGTCTTCATTCGCCCGTGAACTCTGGTTCGCGGTCTTCCTGGAACGCCGCCGTGCCCTCGCGGGCGTCCTGCGTCGTGAGGAGGAGCGCGAACGCCTGGCTCTCCATCTGGAGGCCGGCGTCGAGGTCCTCGTCCGCGCCCTCGTTCATCACGCGTTTCGCGTGCTGGAGCGCGAGCGGCGGTCCGGAGACGAGGTCGTCGAGGAAGTCCGCGCAGGTGTCCTCGTACTCGTCGCTCGGGACGGCGCGGTTGATGAGCCCCCAGTCTTCCGCGCGCTCGGCGGAGATGTGCTCGCCGCGGAAGACGAGTTCCTTCGCGCGCGCCTCACCGATCATGCGGAGCGCGCGCTGGGTGCCGCCGCCGCCGGGGAGGAGGCCGAGGTTGATTTCGGGGAAGCCGAACGTGGAGTCCTCGGTGGCGACGCGGAGGTCGCAGGCGAGCGCGAGTTCGAACCCGCCGCCGAGGCAGTAGCCGTCGATCTTCGCGATGGTCGGCCGCGGGAACTCGTCCACGACCTGGAAGACTTCCGTTGGTTCGGCGCGCTTCGCGGGTTCGATGTCCGCGAACCCCGTAACGTCTGCGCCGGCGCTGAACGCGCGGTCGCCAGCGCCCTCGAAGGACACCGCGCGCACGTCCTCGGTGTCGATGGATTCGAGGAGGTCGACGACGGCGTCCATCAGGTCGTTGCTGAGCGCGTTCATGCGCTCCGGGCGGTCGAGTTCCACGTCGAGGAGGCCGTCGTCCGTGAGCTCCCAGTTGAGGGTGTTGTAATCGCCGGGGCCGCTCCCCGTGTTGTACTCGTAGAAGCCTTCGCCCGCCTCTTTGCCGGTCTTCCCGGATTCGACGAGTTCGACGAGGTAGTCGGCGGGCTCGTAGCGCTCCGCGCCGTACTCCTCGTGGAGGTCTTCGAGTTTCGCGAGCACGGTGTCGAGGCCGAGTTTGTCGCCGCGCACGCAGATGCCCTCGGGGAAGCCCGCGCCGAGTTTCATCCCGGTGTCGATGGCGTCCGGGGTCGCCACGTCGTTCCCGATGAGCTTCGCGGCCTCGTTCACCATGCGGGCTTCGATGCGGAGCGTGTCCACGTCCTCGCCCTGGCCCTGTTCGTAGGAGACGCCCTCGCCGTCGTCGTACCGGTAGTAGCCCTCGCCGGTCTTCCGGCCGAGTTCCTCGGCTTCGACCTTGGACTCCATCAGGGGCGGAATCTCCTTGCCGGCCTCCTTGCGGACGTGGTAGCCCACGTCGATGCCGGTGAGGTCGCCGAGTTCGAACGGCCCCATCGGGTAGCCCCGACCGTAGACCATCGCGGCGTCTATCTCCTCGATGGTCGCGAGGTCTTCCGAGGCCATCCACGCGGCCTCCTCGCCGAACGGCCCGAGCACGCTGTTCACGACGAAGCCGTTCACGTCCTTGCGCACGAAGATGGGCGTCTTATCGACGGCTTCGACGAAGTCGTAGGTCGCCTGCGCGGTGTCGTCGTCGGTCTCCGCGCCGTAGATGACTTCGACGAGATCCATCTTCACGGGCGGGTTGAAGAAGTGCATGCCGACCACGTCCTCGGGGCGGTCGGTCGCGGACGCGATTTCGGTGATGGAGAGCGAGGAGGTGTTCGAGGCGAGAATCGCGCCGTCCTCGGCGTAGTCGTCGAGGTCGCCGAACACGTCCTTCTTGAGATCCATCTGTTCGGGGACGGCCTCGATGACGATGTCCGCGCCCGCGACGGCGGTTTCGAGGTCTACTTCGGTGCTGATGCGGTCGAGGATGGTCTCGGGGGACTCGTCGAGGCGGTCGCTCTCGTCGAGTTTGTCGAGGCTCCACTCGATGGACTCGTAGCCGTCCTGCACGATGTCCGCCTCGATGTCACGCATCGTGACGTCGTAGCCGGCCATCGCCACGACTTCCGTGATGCCGTGACCCATGTTCCCGGAACCGATGACTGCGACCGTTTCGATGTCGTCTACGTCCATACGCAGTCGGTCGGCGCGCTCGCCCATTAAACCACCGACAGACTGTTATCGCTGTAAACACACCGCTCGTTGAACTGTACGAAACTAGCCGTTCGTGTTGTTTCTGAAATCTTCGGTAACACGGCGTCGGGCGTCGGCCGGACGTTTCAAGGGACGGCCGCGGGTAGTCGGGGAGGATGCGACGACTACTCGTCACCGTCCTCCTCGCCGCCCTGGTCGCGCTGGCCGGCTGCGGGGGGAGCGGGACGACGACGACCGCACCGACGACGGACGAAACGACGGCCGCGACGACCACGCAGGAGTCTGTGAGCGACTTCCCGCCGGGCGCGAGCGCGTCCGGCCTGACGAACGCGAGCGCGTCCGGCCTGACGAACGCGAGCGCGCTCATCGAGGCGCACATCGACGCGTTGAACGACACCGCGTACGCGTTCGAACTGGACGCGACGAACACCGGCGGCGACACCGAGACGCGGACGCGGTTCGCCGGCGCGACGGACGGCGACGACACCGTCTTCCGGCAGAACACGACCGGCTCCGCGCTCGAACTCTACGCGTCCGGCGACTACGCGCTCCAGCGCCAGTCGTCGGGCGACACCACCCGATACCAGGTGTTGCAGGGCCCGATAGCCGCCCAGCAGGCGAGTTCGATGACGACCGTCCAACAGCTCGTGCTCGCGACCTACCTCGGCGCGGGTGACTACGCCGTGACGGGGACGACCACGAGCGACGGCACGGAGTACGTCGAACTCAGGGCGACCGGCGTGAACGAGAGCTCGTCGACCGCGGAGAACGTCGAGTCCTTCGAGGCGACGCTGCTCGTGACGCAGGACGGCCGCATCGACGAGTTCACCGGAACGGTGCGCGCGAACCAGTCCGGCACCACGACCACGACGGAGTTCTCGTACGGCGTCACGGACGTCGGGTCGGCCGACCCGAGCGCGCCCGCGTGGGCGGCCGACATCCCGCAGGTGACCGCGAGCGTGGCTGACGGCGGGAACGCGCTCGTCGTGGAGAACACGGGCGGGAGCGCGGTCGCCGCGAAC from Salarchaeum japonicum carries:
- a CDS encoding acyl-CoA dehydrogenase family protein; its protein translation is MSFQLSDEHRAIREAVREFGENEIEPVAREHDENKSYPYDLVEKAAEFDFVAPGIPVEYGGAGMDTLSSIIVTEELWRADPGIGSAIGSRGFGSNMIRKYGDEWMKEEWLPKIANGESACCSCISEPAHGSNVAGIETVAEKDGDEYVINGNKMWITNGTVADIAVVMTKTDTEVEPQRKGITAFLVPTDTDGFETTKIDNKLGIRASDLAEVQLNDVRVPEENVIGEVNKGFYQLMDFFASGRTSVASQAVGVAQAAIDEAKAYANEREQGGQLIKDYQAVSHMIAEMAANTEAARSLTYRAAAAVDAGDDQEATRFASMAKLTASENAVDVADDAIQVHGGAGFVTDHPVERYYRDARITKIYEGTSEIQKNIIAGQIL
- a CDS encoding winged helix-turn-helix domain-containing protein: MERAPDWEFKERDVVILKELAKNPQVSSRDLTDILDEEYDIDVSHVTVSESIRKMRDAGVFREAIIPNEAYFIFALMEFKFNPEHFAEGWRDAMEYIRDHENTLFYFLSDGEYQWKSVMMFPSRQAESRWIHDFYKDHGAVVSNIRNSVVTNVLHFGTNPELFDALPREE
- a CDS encoding alpha/beta fold hydrolase, producing the protein MMNHEEYRARQDTVTVDVDGHGVEVAYYEDGPRDGEPLVFVHGIPTWGFLWREIAPAFTDEYRVVVPDLAGYGSSEQTDGFDRSIRAQEQVIEGLVAELDIGTPLNLVSHDIGGGVASRYAAHNPDAVSTFVVSNAVCYDSWPVEFINDLGLPSTGDLPFDELEEDLDFAFAGGVHGDESEHAEFIEGMKAPWMTEAGRRSLARCAVATNTNHTTEIDYAAITADTLCLWGGDDILQPVSYAERLAEDVSGESEVVTLDDAYHWVMEDRPKAYREELRAFL
- a CDS encoding PaaI family thioesterase, yielding MKTASGLGFEEFVGDHGYLSWLGVEFDEVAEGRVVMRVPYDEKLMNPETEDSGGSVHGGIAATLVDTSSAFALRTTFDDPSDVSLSTTDLDVKYLRPATSDLVAEAEVVRAGGSMGVTDVTVKSEYEGELVDVAVGATSYRLFR
- a CDS encoding ribbon-helix-helix domain-containing protein; this encodes MPRVEVDIPDNVEVELDRLVDEGEFVSRQEAAEEILAHGLQVYKPEIEANREEEEMFGEEMLETSERSLGGEEDDYEF
- a CDS encoding long-chain-fatty-acid--CoA ligase, whose protein sequence is MNLTEHVQRAVADHPENVAIHYEGREQTYEEFWERTGRFAAALEREGIEPDDRVAIYLPNLPQFVTAFHGIMRAGGIVVPMNPQYRSRELEHLLGDSGANAVVTLPSLVEHVEDVREDTDVEFVVTVGAETEPSTEFEDFLADDTFGPVERDDDDVACQPYTSGTTGTPKGVLLTHENLYWDADVADAPIPDGIRADDRHLGVLPLFHIYGMTVTMNATLFNGGAYYPMPEWEAEEAVSLIEDEDVTLVHAVPAMYNDLISQPDAAEFDFSSLRFVNSGGSGLPMEVLETWDDLYDVPLCEGYGLTETSPVTHANHPDDRRPGSIGKPLPGVDARIVDDDFDTVAPVEEGPVDEDEAALHEITGELVIAGPNVMKGYYERPEANEEAFTEADGKRWFHTGDVGYHDEDGFFYVVDRKKHMIVTGGYNVYPREVEELLFEHEDVADAAVVGIPDERRGETVKAFVVRTPDADVTEEELKQFCLDNLAPYKHPREVEFVQELPRTTTGKVQKYELAGEE
- a CDS encoding DUF7537 family lipoprotein, which encodes MRRLLVTVLLAALVALAGCGGSGTTTTAPTTDETTAATTTQESVSDFPPGASASGLTNASASGLTNASALIEAHIDALNDTAYAFELDATNTGGDTETRTRFAGATDGDDTVFRQNTTGSALELYASGDYALQRQSSGDTTRYQVLQGPIAAQQASSMTTVQQLVLATYLGAGDYAVTGTTTSDGTEYVELRATGVNESSSTAENVESFEATLLVTQDGRIDEFTGTVRANQSGTTTTTEFSYGVTDVGSADPSAPAWAADIPQVTASVADGGNALVVENTGGSAVAANTSLTLMTDAGYADVTFAAELAPGETAYVAATEGDGGLTATVTRDAPADGGFDFASANRVVLTGQAGSVVFQLVVEN
- a CDS encoding 3-hydroxyacyl-CoA dehydrogenase/enoyl-CoA hydratase family protein; its protein translation is MDVDDIETVAVIGSGNMGHGITEVVAMAGYDVTMRDIEADIVQDGYESIEWSLDKLDESDRLDESPETILDRISTEVDLETAVAGADIVIEAVPEQMDLKKDVFGDLDDYAEDGAILASNTSSLSITEIASATDRPEDVVGMHFFNPPVKMDLVEVIYGAETDDDTAQATYDFVEAVDKTPIFVRKDVNGFVVNSVLGPFGEEAAWMASEDLATIEEIDAAMVYGRGYPMGPFELGDLTGIDVGYHVRKEAGKEIPPLMESKVEAEELGRKTGEGYYRYDDGEGVSYEQGQGEDVDTLRIEARMVNEAAKLIGNDVATPDAIDTGMKLGAGFPEGICVRGDKLGLDTVLAKLEDLHEEYGAERYEPADYLVELVESGKTGKEAGEGFYEYNTGSGPGDYNTLNWELTDDGLLDVELDRPERMNALSNDLMDAVVDLLESIDTEDVRAVSFEGAGDRAFSAGADVTGFADIEPAKRAEPTEVFQVVDEFPRPTIAKIDGYCLGGGFELALACDLRVATEDSTFGFPEINLGLLPGGGGTQRALRMIGEARAKELVFRGEHISAERAEDWGLINRAVPSDEYEDTCADFLDDLVSGPPLALQHAKRVMNEGADEDLDAGLQMESQAFALLLTTQDAREGTAAFQEDREPEFTGE